AGAAGCCACGATATTTATTACTTTACTGCAGAGAAAATATAGAAACATTTAGAATAGATTAATGTAATGTGTAGTACTGCTAGTTCAATATGAATGTCTGTATTTTCACAAGCAAGAGTTCAACTATCTGAACGTTATTTACTATTGCACCAAAAAAAGGTTGTAGTATGTTGTTGTAAATTAGCCCAACCAATGTAGATTGTATAATATCTTTTGAAAgaagactctgcattcatacattttCTTAAAGTTACGTCTAAAACACATGTACTTCTACTCATTAGCGCTTATCAAAGGACCATGTCCCTGTGttactttttttgcttcgaatggtgcTCTTCATACACGTGAAAGTTTCCACTTGATATTTGCCAAATTTTTCTTGACTTCATTCAGATTTCCACGCAGGAATATCGTAGATAGCCACTGCTGGGCCACGTCAATGAGGTAGAATATCTCGGCATAAAAGAGGTAGCATTGTTTAATTAGGATTCTGATGACGGGAGGAATGATAACAGTGTTCTGTTTCTTTTGCAGTTGATCATTCTGTCCGCGGTGGTGGCCATCGCAAGCGCCGGCTACCTGGGCGCCCCCGCCGTCTACGCTCCCGGTGCACCTCTGGCTGCCCGAGGATACGCCGCCCCCGCCTACGCCGCCCCCATCGCCCGCTATGCCGCCCCCGTCACCAGGGCCTACGCCCCAGCTGTCGCTGCTGCCCCCGCCGCCGTCGAGTACGACCCGCACCCCGAGTACAGCTTCGCATACAACGTGCAGGACGCCCACACTGGAGACTCGAAAGCCCAGCACGAGAGCCGCAGCGGAGACGTCGTCCAGGGCAGCTACAGCCTGGCCGAACCCGACGGCTCCATCCGCGTCGTCGACTACACGGCTGACCCCGTCAACGGATTCAACGCCGTCGTGCACAAGGAGGCCGGCGCCCACCCCGCCGTAGCCGCCCCTGTGGCCGTCGCCGGCCCCGCCAGGGCTTACGCCGCTCCCATTGCCAGGGCTGCCTATGCCGCCCCCCTCGCTAGGGCCGCCTATGCCCCCGCCCTGGCCTATGGCGGTGCCTACCATGGTTAACGACTGACGTGGACCAACCAACGTCTCATTCTCATTTTGTACAAATTTTGTATCCACTAATGAACATCAAAATAATATTCATCTAAACAATTTATTGTTACATTATTATATAGTTTCATTCCTAGTCTAATCCTTTAAACGTTTGCTAAATTATGACAGGTCACCCAAATGTACCTATCTGAGTTACAATGTTATAACCACACCGACTTAGCAAATGTTATGGGATAGGCTACTAACATCGCATGGGGCCTCCTCTGGTCCTGAGGACTGCAGTGGGACGCCTTGGAAGTGAGTCTACAAGTTCCTGGTATTCCTCTGAAAACAGCTAACAACAAATCGTTTGCAGACTGGCAGCCAACTCCGGTCTGTTTGTTGGTGATGGATCCATGGTACAGAGCCTGCGTTAAattacatcccagatatgctcgatgggGTTCAAATCTGGGCTCCAGAGTGGCCATCTCAGTCTTTGGACCTCCCCTGCATGTTCCTGGAACCATTGCCAGATGACATGGGAGCAATGTGGGGGCGCATTATCATCTTGAAACACTACAGAACTGTAAGGGTGTTTGAAGAACAAAAATGGGTAGAGATGGTCCCCGAGCAGCCCAGCATATGGCGGACTGTCCAAAGACCTTTCCAGGACAACCAGGGTGACCATTCTGTACGAGGAAAAtgaaccccagaccataacacagacACCACCACCTGGGACCACAACTTCTTGGCAGGCGACATCCATCGATTCACGTGGTCTGTAGCACATATGGTGCCCTCCGTCAGCATGATGCAGTTGAAATCGTGATTCGTCCGACCATATCACGGTACGCCATTGTTCCAGTGCCTGTCCCTGGTGACTGGTGACAAAAGCAAGCCGTTGTGCCCAGTAACGTTGGGTTAACAGGGGCAACCATGAGCCTCGCCGGCTGCCATATCCCATGGAACCTTTGTTGCCACGGACTGTCCACCGGAAAACGTTGTAGCAAGTCCTGTGCTGAACTGAGCCGTGATTTGTCGCTCTGTTGCCCTTCGTAACTATTGACGATCAGTCTCAGATGTCGCAGGCCATGATCATCAAGGGTGGCTGGACGGCCAGTAGTTCATCCGTTGTGGACTGTGACACCCTCATTCAACCATTCACGACACATCCTGGATACGGTTGAACGCGTGAAGCCGAATTCCTACACCACTGTCGAAATGGAAACTCCCATCCATTGGGCACTGACCACCATACCTCATTCGGATGGCGTCAGCTCACGAGGACGTTGCATGTTACATAAATAACTTGCACAACCTCTTCTCAGAAGATCTCCTGTACAATTGTAGCTGGCACAGGGGGCGTGTGGTGTGTATACAACACACCTGCCCCGTTATCCCATGACATTTCCTGAGTCAGTCAATTTCCAGTATTTGAAAGCCATTGtaggaggtgtggctataaaataacgggaccaTTGCtgcagaacattttatttcagaaagatACATATTTAGTTATTTTCACCCTCAATATAGCCCTctcctctatccctacaacgctccatgtGAAGtctccattgatggaaacagtccTGGGAAGCTTCCTCTGTAAGCTCCCTGATGACCGTGCCACTTTTCCTCTCACTGCTTCAGCGGACGGAAACCTCGTTGCTTTTAATTCAGATTTGATGTTGGAgaatagataaaagtcacatggtgctagaTCAGGCGAATAGGTCGGTGGTCTAACACTGGAACGCTGTACTTCGCTAGAAACTTCTGTACAGACAATGTGGTATGggctggtgcgttgtcttgatgcagaacccatgGCTTGTTCTTCCACAACTcgggtctttttttttcttattttctcatgcaGCTGAGAAATAACCTCAAGGTAGTATTGCTGATTAATGGTCTGATCTTAAGGGATCGGGTGGAAAAGCACAGTTCCATGAACATCGAAATAAACAATCgtcatcgctttgaatcttgatttgctcactCGAACTTTTTTCGCTTTCGTTGAAGTTGGGCCCTTCCAGGGCATGAGTTAGCGCTTGatttctggatcataagtgaaaaaccaagattcgtcacaTGTTATCAGTCTTTCCAAGAAATCAGCACCACTGGCAACGGTATTCAAAGCGTCAGTATAAACATTTCACACAATCTTCTTCCTGTTCGATCGCAAGAATTTTCAACACCAGTTTCGTACACCTCATTCTTATATTAAACTgattatgtaaaatttgcctttcGCATTCCGTgacaattcctacagtttcagcaatcgatcggATACTTAACCGACGGTCAGATCAGATCAGATTACCTACCTTTTCGATATTGTCATCAgtttttgatgttgaagggcgTTCCAGGTACGAGTCAGCTTCAACGTTTTCTAGACCATCTCGGAAATGCTTGGACCACTCAACAACTCGCGTGCGTGATAACGGTCTTCGCCGTACACTAttttagtaaaatatatttttcagtggcagtttttccaaatctcatgtgaaacttcacgacaaTTCGTTGCACTGTGATTACACTTATCATTTTCCGGCAAAATAAAGTAACAGCTCTTACGCGAAGGTATGCCACGGCCAGACAGATTTatctacagacaccagagatgccgcatatgactgagaaggcttcacgcttcacagctaGCGTTCACCATTGGCACATGCGTTCTTACTC
This genomic stretch from Schistocerca cancellata isolate TAMUIC-IGC-003103 chromosome 2, iqSchCanc2.1, whole genome shotgun sequence harbors:
- the LOC126162622 gene encoding cuticle protein 18.6-like, giving the protein MACKLIILSAVVAIASAGYLGAPAVYAPGAPLAARGYAAPAYAAPIARYAAPVTRAYAPAVAAAPAAVEYDPHPEYSFAYNVQDAHTGDSKAQHESRSGDVVQGSYSLAEPDGSIRVVDYTADPVNGFNAVVHKEAGAHPAVAAPVAVAGPARAYAAPIARAAYAAPLARAAYAPALAYGGAYHG